A region of the Myxococcus stipitatus DSM 14675 genome:
GCCTGCGCCAGCTTCTGGACGAGCCAGTTGGGGAACGAGTACCGGACCGCGAGCCGCTCCGCGTGTGAGTCCGGAAGCGGCGGCTCGGACAGCGGCGACTCCACCACGTTCTGGAGGATGTCGTCCTTGATGGTGCGCGGCCGGACAGGCCCCGGAAGCCGGACCTCCGGACCGATGCGCGCCCAGTTCTCTCCACAGAAGAGGCGGCGCCACAGCGCATAGCGCACCAGGGCCTGGTCCTCCGTCAGCCCCAGCTTCCCAGGGGGATGCCCCAGGGTCCGCGAGGCCAGGTCCAACAAGCGTTGGTGCCGTGACAGCTCCCGCACCACCAGGGCCGCGAACCGGCGCTCCTGTCCTCCGAGCCCATCCGCGTCTCGGAGTGCATTGGCCAACGCCGCCTTGAGCGGCTCGCCGCGCAGCACCGCGATGTGTGCTTCCAGTGCCGCCGTCGCCGCGCGTCGCGAGGGACGCCCCAGGCGCGCCGCATCCAGCGGAGTTGTGGGCCAGACAGTGTCCACGGGTCCCAACCTGCCCTTTCAACCGTCCAGGCCCAGCGTGATGACGAGGCACCCGTTGGGTGAGCGCACCTCCGGGGCATCCTCCGCGCCCACGAAGAACGTCGCCGGGGCGACGAATCGCGCCCCTTCAATGATCAACTCGCCCTCCAACAACAGGGCCGCCTCCCGCCCCCGGGGCCGAGCCGACCAGGCCCACGTCCCCTCCGCCACCATCCGCACCCAGATGGCCCCACCCACACCACCACCCGGCGAGGCCAGATGCACCCCAGGCGCGCACTCCACCCAATCGCCTTCAGAGGGAATCGTCCCGCGAGAGGCCGCCGCCACCCCCCGGTGCGCGGCCAGGAAGCGCTCCACCAGGCCGAGGATG
Encoded here:
- a CDS encoding response regulator — encoded protein: MKVLLVEDDASLREGMGELISDLAEVRSVGEVAEALAALRQERFELVVTDLRIGGGEAGGRAVLEAARKGRQAVAIVSAASPEEVARALRPSIPDGILVKPFQIEDILGLVERFLAAHRGVAAASRGTIPSEGDWVECAPGVHLASPGGGVGGAIWVRMVAEGTWAWSARPRGREAALLLEGELIIEGARFVAPATFFVGAEDAPEVRSPNGCLVITLGLDG